The following is a genomic window from Geoalkalibacter halelectricus.
GCGCGCAACTGGTCGCGACGGTGGATGAGGTAGACCTTGTCCGCAAAGCGGGTCAGAAACAGGGCTTCCTCGGCGGCCGTATCACCGCCGCCGATGATGGCCACGGGCACGTTCTTGAAGAAGGCGCCGTCGCAGGTGGCGCAATAAGAGACGCCGCGGCCGGTCAGGGCCTGTTCGCCGGGCACCCCGAGCTTGCGCGGCTCGGCGCCTGTGGTAATAATGACAGTACGGGTCAGAATTTCCTCGCCATCGACGCGTACCGCCTTGAGGTGGCCCTGGTCGACGAGGTTTTCCACCTCGCCGTAACGCACTTCAAGGCCGAACTCCTGGCAGTGCTCCTGAAAGCGCACCATGAGGTCGGGGCCGTCGATGCCGCCGGGAAAGCCCGGATAATTCTCGACCTTGGTGGTGGTCATGACTTGGCCGCCGAGGATCATTCGCTCGACCATGAGGCTGCGCAGCTTGGCGCGCGAGGTATAGAGGCCCGCGGTGAGACCGGCGGGGCCGCCGCCGATAATGAGAACGTCATAATGCTTCTGCGACATGCTGATGGCTCCTTAAGGCGATGTGGGCGAGGGCAAAATAGCACAGGGCGGCGCAAAAGAAAACCTCCGGCGTCCGCCCCTAGTGGGTCGAGGGCGTTGCGCAAATCCGTGAAGGCGGATAGAATGTGCGCGCCTTGCGACGGGAGAGCGGCCTATGGCAACGGGCAATCACTTCGACCAGAAAATCACCCGCGGCTTCATCTTTGCCATCATCCTGACCAGCGTGACTTTCGTCGCCGAGCTGATCGGCGGCCTCTGGACCAACTCCCTGGCGCTGCTCTCCGACGCGGCGCATGTGTTCAGCGATCTGTTCGCCCTGGCCCTGTCGCTCATGGCGATCAAACTCGCTTCAAGACCGGCCACGGATCGGCGCACCTATGGCTGGCACCGTGCCGAGATTCTCGCCTCGCTGATCAACGGCACCACCCTGCTGATCATCGCCGGGGGGATTCTTTTCGAGGCCTGGCGGCGCATCCTCGATCCCCAGGAGGTGCGCAGCCTGGAAATGTTCATCATCGCCACCATGGGGTTGGTGATGAACCTCATCGTGGCCTCGCGCCTGCATGGCCACTCCCACGATGATCTCAACGTACGCAGCGCCTTTCTTCACGTGATCGGCGACGCCATGGCCTCGGTGGGGGTGATCATCGGCGGGGTGGTGATGCTGCTGACCGGCTGGTACGTGGTGGACGCCCTGGTGTCGGTGGTCATCGTGGTGATCATCGGCTTCGGCGCCTTGCGCATCATTCGCGCGGCCCTGCATATCCTGCTTGAAGGGGTGCCGGCGCATATCGACATCAACGAGGTGGTGGAGCGGATGCGCGCCATTGAGGGCGTCAACGACGTGCATCACGTGCATTGCTGGTCCATCTGCTCACACATCACTTCACTGTCGGCGCACATCGACGTCGAGCCCCACTACCGGTTGCGCCAGGGGCAGATCGTCGGTGAGATCGAGGAGTTGCTCGCCCATGATTACCATATCACCAACACCACCCTGCAATGCGAGTGCTCAAGCTGCCTGAGCGGGCCGGTGATCCAGCAGTTGCAGCATCGGCCGCGCCGCTCGAGCCTGTGCAGCCACGGGCACGGCTCGCACGAGCACCATCATTCCTGAGGTCTTTGAATGAAGAAAATCGCCGGATTTGTTCTCTGGAGCCTGCTCTTCGTGCTGTTGCTGGCGGGATTGGATCAGCTGTTGCTGCGCGCCGACCTGGACGTGCCGGCCTATCGCGAAACGCGCCGTTTCTACGTGGATTTTCGCGCCCGCCTGATCGAGCGGCCCGCCCCGTCACGAACCCTGAGCATCGAAGACATCATTGAGCAGGCCCCAGCGGCGCCCCGGGCCACCAAGGACTCCTCCGGCGGCTATGTCTACGTCGACGAGCAGGGCGTGCTGCACATGGCGGACAGTCTCGAAGAGGTGCCGCCGCACCTGCGCCGCGAGGCCAGGCGGCTCAACCGCTGAAGGCGCCGGGCTGGGAGTCTGTCGGACTATCCGGGCCAAACCGCCGGATTTGCAACCGGCTCATGGACAGTCCGACAGCCTCCTAGGGCAGGATGCCGTAAATTTCCGGGCGCCGATCCTCGAAGCAGCGGATTTTGCTGCGAAAACTCGTCATCTGCTCGTAGTCGAGAAGGGCCGTCGGGGTGCAGTCTTCCGCGCCGCCCTCGGCGAGAACTTCCCCCCAGGGTGAGATAAGCAGGCTCATGCCGAAAAAATCCAGTTTACCCTGGATGCCGCAGCAGTTGGCGGCGACCACGAATTGCTGATTTTCGATGGCGCGCGCCCGCAGCAGAGTGCGCCAGTGCTCCTGGCGGGGCTTGGGCCATTCCGCCGGCAGGCACAGAATTTCGGCCCCTTCCAGAGCCAGCTTGCGAAACAGCTCGGGAAAGCGCAGGTCGTAGCAGATGGCCACGCCCAGTCGCCCCAGTGAGGTCGACGCCACCAGGGTGCGGTCGCCGGCGGCGAGAAAGCGATCCTCGCCCATGGTGGAAAACAGGTGCAGTTTGCGGTAGCTGCCGCGGATTTCGCCGCGATCAATGACCCTGGCCGTGTTGTAGAGCTTGCCGTTTTCGCTCTCCGGCAGGCTGCCCACCACCACCAGCCCGAGGCGTGCCGCCTCCTTCTGCAAATCCTCCACGATCCTGGGCGTTTCCAGCGCCAGTTCGGCCAGGCGGCGGTAGTCGTAACCGGTGCTCCACATCTCCGGCAAAACCGCCAGTTCAACGCCTTGGTCGGCCAGCCGTTGCAGGGCGGAAAAAGCCTTGGCGCGGTTGCGCGCGATATCGCCGAGGGTAATATTGAACTGCACCGCGGCGGCGTGGATTTGTCGATTCATCTTGTCTCCTTAATAACAATGTTTTATTTATTTCGAGCGGCCGTTTTTTC
Proteins encoded in this region:
- the trxB gene encoding thioredoxin-disulfide reductase; this encodes MSQKHYDVLIIGGGPAGLTAGLYTSRAKLRSLMVERMILGGQVMTTTKVENYPGFPGGIDGPDLMVRFQEHCQEFGLEVRYGEVENLVDQGHLKAVRVDGEEILTRTVIITTGAEPRKLGVPGEQALTGRGVSYCATCDGAFFKNVPVAIIGGGDTAAEEALFLTRFADKVYLIHRRDQLRATKILQERLFANDKIEILWDCEVERIEGDARGVKAIELRNLKGCQKESLAVEGVFMAIGVTPKAHFLAEVLKLTEEGYILTDAECRTSMPGVFAAGDVRKKILKQIATAVGDGAVAAIMAEKYLMDEEQ
- a CDS encoding cation diffusion facilitator family transporter, with amino-acid sequence MATGNHFDQKITRGFIFAIILTSVTFVAELIGGLWTNSLALLSDAAHVFSDLFALALSLMAIKLASRPATDRRTYGWHRAEILASLINGTTLLIIAGGILFEAWRRILDPQEVRSLEMFIIATMGLVMNLIVASRLHGHSHDDLNVRSAFLHVIGDAMASVGVIIGGVVMLLTGWYVVDALVSVVIVVIIGFGALRIIRAALHILLEGVPAHIDINEVVERMRAIEGVNDVHHVHCWSICSHITSLSAHIDVEPHYRLRQGQIVGEIEELLAHDYHITNTTLQCECSSCLSGPVIQQLQHRPRRSSLCSHGHGSHEHHHS
- a CDS encoding carbon-nitrogen family hydrolase, coding for MNRQIHAAAVQFNITLGDIARNRAKAFSALQRLADQGVELAVLPEMWSTGYDYRRLAELALETPRIVEDLQKEAARLGLVVVGSLPESENGKLYNTARVIDRGEIRGSYRKLHLFSTMGEDRFLAAGDRTLVASTSLGRLGVAICYDLRFPELFRKLALEGAEILCLPAEWPKPRQEHWRTLLRARAIENQQFVVAANCCGIQGKLDFFGMSLLISPWGEVLAEGGAEDCTPTALLDYEQMTSFRSKIRCFEDRRPEIYGILP